Proteins encoded within one genomic window of Oryza glaberrima chromosome 12, OglaRS2, whole genome shotgun sequence:
- the LOC127756212 gene encoding protein LURP-one-related 8-like, translated as MRRIQIHPSHGGGGGTGGRARRQAADQPVVYTVWKRSSIGFQGTDGFSVYDSTGKLAFRVDNYSRRRKAFAGDLLLMDGHGTPLLSLRPQILSLHNRWNCYRAQEEEGLDSTSSPSVSQQQVFSMRKSSALQSNDEAEVFMSTRTSGDSQPDASPSPSFRIDGCYSMRSCKIRGSNGEEAARITRKNAGVMSRPVSLGDDVFTLVVRPGVDVAVVMATVVVMDRICRRPYTPMACSSSGNSVVHSGEIIKSKEKYHLNRSSSSLL; from the exons ATGAGAAGGATACAGATACACCCctcacatggcggcggcggcggcaccggcggccgTGCACGTCGTCAGGCGGCAGATCAGCCggtggtgtacacggtgtggaAGAGGTCCAGCATAGGCTTTCAGGGCACCGACGGCTTCTCCGTCTACGACTCCACCGGCAAGCTCGCCTTCCGTGTCGACAACTACTCCCGCCGCCGCAAAGCTTTCGCCGGCGACCTGCTGCTCATGGATGGGCACGGCAcgcctcttctctctctcaggcCACAG ATTCTCAGCCTGCACAATCGATGGAACTGTTACAGAGCACAAGAGGAAGAAGGCTTGGACAGCACAAGTTCTCCTTCAGTGTCACAGCAGCAAGTCTTCTCCATGAGGAAGAGCTCAGCTCTGCAGAGCAACGATGAAGCAGAAGTTTTCATGTCAACAAGAACAAGTGGTGACAGCCAACCTGATGCTTCTCCCAGCCCCAGCTTCAGAATCGACGGCTGCTACTCCATGAGGAGCTGCAAGATCCGCGGCAGcaacggcgaggaggcggcgcggatcACGAGGAAGAACGCCGGCGTGATGTCCAGACCGGTCAGTCTCGGCGACGACGTGTTCACCCTCGTCGTCAGGCCAGGCGTCGATGTTGCGGTCGTCATGGCTACGGTTGTTGTCATGGACCGTATCTGCCGGAGGCCCTACACACCAATGGCGTGTTCATCATCTGGAAATTCAGTAGTTCATAGTGGAGAAATCATCAAATCCAAGGAAAAATACCATCTAAACCGCAGTAGTAGTAGTTTgctgtaa
- the LOC127757854 gene encoding bifunctional bis(5'-adenosyl)-triphosphatase/adenylylsulfatase FHIT-like yields MDPVAGSRYRFGPHEIAERQVFRTSPLSFAIVNLRPTRPGHVLICPKSLVKRFADLSPDETRDLWIMAKDIGVRVEQYQRASSLTFTIQDGPHSGQTVPHVHVHIVPRRKEDFENNDNNNGMMNAKNETLDLDIERKDRTMEEMAQEAKEYRALFS; encoded by the exons aTGGATCCGGTCGCGGGAAGCAGGTACAGGTTTGGTCCGCACGAGATAGCCGAGCGGCAGGTGTTCCGCACCTCGCCCCTCTCCTTCGCCATCGTCAACCTCCGACCCACCCGCCCTGGT CATGTTCTTATATGCCCAAAGAGTCTTGTGAAACGATTTGCTGATCTTAGCCCTGATGAGACTCGTGATTTGTGGATCATGGCAAAGGATATTGGTGTACGTGTTGAGCAGTACCAGAGGGCATCTTCGCTCACATTCACAATTCAG GACGGACCTCACTCTGGCCAAACAGTTCCACATGTTCACGTTCACATCGTTCCCCGAAGGAAGGAAGATTTTGAGAACAATGATAACAATAATGGCATG ATGAATGCAAAAAACGAGACATTAGACCTggatattgaaagaaaagatagAACGATGGAAGAAATGGCCCAAGAAGCCAAAGAATATCGTGCTCTTTTCTCCTAG